A genomic stretch from Burkholderia pyrrocinia includes:
- a CDS encoding DsbA family protein — protein sequence MTTGLDTAQPAWFFDFVSPFSYLLLEQHDKWPDVPFEPVAVSLMDLQRHWGQRPSADVPAKRVFTYRHALFRAEQLGIRFKMPPAHPFDSDKVLRLAIALRADIVTVLEMYRFIWREGNDPSTPEGFAALCERVGVGHGDELIEFEETSAQLARNNADAIALGVFGVPTFWMNKQLFWGEDALPMVLYCARTPNWLESSEVKRISTLPKGRA from the coding sequence ATGACAACCGGCCTCGACACCGCCCAGCCCGCCTGGTTCTTCGACTTCGTGTCGCCGTTCTCCTATCTGCTGCTCGAACAGCACGACAAATGGCCGGACGTGCCGTTCGAACCGGTCGCCGTGTCGCTCATGGACCTGCAGCGCCACTGGGGTCAACGCCCGAGCGCCGACGTGCCGGCCAAGCGCGTGTTCACGTACCGTCACGCGCTGTTTCGCGCGGAACAGCTCGGGATCCGCTTCAAGATGCCGCCCGCGCACCCGTTCGATTCCGACAAGGTGTTGCGCCTCGCGATCGCGCTGCGCGCCGATATCGTAACGGTGCTGGAGATGTACCGCTTCATCTGGCGCGAAGGCAACGATCCGTCGACGCCCGAAGGTTTCGCGGCGCTGTGCGAACGCGTCGGCGTCGGCCACGGCGACGAGCTGATCGAATTCGAGGAGACCAGTGCGCAACTGGCCCGCAACAATGCCGACGCGATCGCGCTCGGCGTGTTCGGCGTGCCGACGTTCTGGATGAACAAGCAATTGTTCTGGGGTGAAGACGCGCTGCCGATGGTGCTGTACTGCGCGCGCACGCCGAACTGGCTCGAATCGAGCGAGGTCAAGCGGATCAGCACGCTGCCGAAGGGCCGGGCGTGA